From Salvelinus fontinalis isolate EN_2023a chromosome 30, ASM2944872v1, whole genome shotgun sequence, one genomic window encodes:
- the pcnx2 gene encoding pecanex-like protein 2 isoform X1 produces MGSQLVQTLRQGVWASLTGGWYHDPDQNTFNNSCHLYLWMFLLMLPLSLHLALPPTTMALSIYCTSVTIFFITIKMVNYRLHVMFDKGDVVPPSSLSDVIQGAENKSNASDSCLAAKLRKSSTVPDSVAMTMLTRNRPSPVIQVTVKQTETDPGLIGVECPKSEDLKNTEAQSDSIPKEKQPRVSLQPEQELSPEDLSSPNPDQAAPLLLGEQKHVADREIADEGLPSSKGSDEESTDETKQEKQPQQDPNNNSLEIIQERDDPLPPPPQNDQPEETYCSDEIAVVFVDNSGPSARLDENDMVKIIITMSCDAQTAAELEESVKQSILESAQAQMGIDPHGGAAGDCLIKIPVITFDSPEDDERSGAENEGEPLSEADSAQLQTPSPDGQITKELMSADSAALDCRDIEYNEADLEHPSPQLTTADNSSSGIDVHSHPDENDPPDLNVDADGFLRIPSMFRKYGPGGRTHVRGLSMDSGKDAVLIADRSQNKQTTMTSSKSDLEAKEGQIPNESNFVEFVSLLESINSTRGASGSEKLPEEVTNEDDRAMEEEDVTAKIEDNTETERQQERPNPPNTLATTDTLHTIPETRIPIVSPDSLSSTLSPQTDRDKDPDYDSLPSQTSQSESSMLQVICRPEATNKEDAYTFHTVHRDRPRKLYAERALNLPLGAELITGNMCDLLSTSSNSECQDGLAGGHTDCPFQRRIIPSHRLRPRRTHPEIFQEEDSIDESSETSTQEKPSRKLYYKLKLFPGKWVNILYDRLALLALLDRNQDVVENIAVVFLAFLVAFLGFILLNHGCFKDIWVFQFCVVIASCQYSLLKSVQPDAASPTHGHNQIVAYSRAAYFCIFCGLIWILEQMLRSKDLPVSTVYGITIVLADALKFLRDILVGITYCFPITFLVGLFPQINTFMIYLLEQIDIHFFGGTAATGLHSAVYSIFRSLTALSLLYGFCFGALKEPWDEQHTPALFSGFCGLLVVLSYHLSGQSSDPTVLMSLIKSKLMPTLVDSEEEGEDSEDIKDPLPEKLMNSVKEILLSDLVVCSIAYILTFAITSSTVFLSLKPFVTIVLYALAGTVGFVTHYLVPQLRKHHPWLWISHPVLKSNEYSQFEPRDDAQLMWFERLYVGLLCFEKYVVYPAIILSALTNDGFSLSHHKKLGIHCDVLLMTVAGMKLLRASFCNPSFQFVTLIFTIVFFEFDCSRASETFLLDFFIMSIVFHKLSDLLHKLHFIMVYIAPWQIAWGSAFHAFAQPFAVPHSAMLLLQTFVTTLFYTPLSPFLGSAIFVTSYPRPVKFWERNYNTKRIDNSNSRLVSQVDKETGCDDNNLNSIFYEYLTRSLQHSLCGDLMLGRWGNYSSGDCFILASDYLNAFVHLIEIGNGLVTFQLRGLEFRGTYCQQREVEAITEGVEEDDACCCCEPGHLPHILSCNAAFNLRWLAWEVTTTKYLLEGYSISENNAATMLQVYDLRKLLITYYLKSIIYYLIHSLKLQTWIKDSSITEALVSYTKWHHIERDPAVFSVKIDEDYVHCLQGVTRASFCNVYLEWIQYCANKMEEPVDCDEDSPLVTLCYALSVLGRRSLGTASHNMSNSLESFLYGFNTLFKGDFRIATKDEWVFTDMDLLQKVVAPGVRMSLKLHQDHFTCLEETEEPAILYEAISNYKTSLVICHESDPAWRKAVLSSRDTLLTLRHMVDDGTDEYKIIMLYKRHLSFKVIKINKECVRGLWAGQQQELVFLRNRNPERGSIQNSKQALRNMINSSCDQPLGYPMYVSPLTTSYMGTHKQLRSIWGGPLSLDSIRTWLLSKWLRVRKDNLTSCNSGVNIEDVDCAGGSSSLSHNPNSITSQSLSLYQARPNRTSHANRQHAAARREYRSRSVQPQSQRPPVTSQSGPILDSQQVSASANGLVQLLSNSQLSFNTSIASIFSQVPRLSTAGGQLSSQLQAAAHHRSSQVSSSSSTLSLLFGKRSFSSGLVISGLSAAEGGNTTDTQSSSSVNIAMGGPSCRSTSRATQWTSEPYESIDATYSNTPNGVKDNKPSSDKGCTQVADKSQEDTTTSETHELPEQKTI; encoded by the exons ATGGGCTCGCAACTGGTACAGACTCTGCGTCAGGGGGTTTGGGCATCATTGACCGGAGGTTGGTACCATGACCCGGACCAGAACACATTCAATAACTCCTGTCACCTCTATTTGTGGATGTTCCTTCTTATGTTGCCACTATCACTACATTTG GCTCTTCCGCCCACCACCATGGCACTTAGTATATACTGCACCTCAGTCACCATCTTCTTCATCACGATAAAGATGGTCAACTATCGCCTTCATGTGATGTTTGATAAAGGTGACGTTGTGCCCCCAAGCAGTCTCTCTGATGTCATCCAAGGTGCAGAGAATAAAAGCAACGCGTCAGATTCATGTCTTGCTGCTAAATTAAG GAAAAGCAGCACGGTTCCTGACAGTGTTGCCATGACAATGTTGACGAGAAACAGGCCGAGTCCAGTCATCCAGGTTACAGTGAAACAGACAGAAACGGACCCTGGGTTGATTGGTGTG GAGTGCCCAAAATCAGAAGACTTAAAGAATACTGAAG CCCAGAGTGACAGTATCCCCAAGGAGAAACAACCCAGAGTGAGCCTACAGCCTGAGCAAGAGCTCTCCCCAGAGGACCTGTCTAGCCCCAACCCTGACCAGGCTGCCCCTCTCCTGCTGGGGGAGCAGAAGCATGTGGCTGATAGGGAGATTGCTGATGAGGGACTGCCCTCCTCCAAGGGGAGTGATGAAGAAAGCACAGATGAGACAAAGCAGGAGAAACAGCCCCAACAGGACCCCAACAACAACTCTCTAGAGATCATTCAGGAGCGTGATGAccccctcccacctcctcctcagAATGACCAGCCAGAGGAGACATACTGCTCAGATGAGATTGCTGTTGTCTTTGTGGACAACTCTGGCCCATCAGCCCGCCTGGATGAGAACGACATGGTCAAGATCATCATCACCATGAGCTGTGATGCCCAGACGGCTGCGGAACTGGAGGAGTCGGTCAAACAGAGCATCCTGGAGTCTGCCCAGGCACAGATGGGCATCGACCCCCATGGAGGGGCTGCTGGCGACTGCCTCATCAAAATCCCTGTTATCACCTTTGACTCACCTGAGGATGATGAACGGAGTGGGGCAGAGAATGAAGGGGAACCCTTATCTGAGGCTGACTCTGCTCAGCTGCAGACCCCAAGCCCAGACGGCCAGATCACCAAAGAGTTGATGAGCGCTGACTCTGCCGCTCTGGACTGCCGGGACATAGAGTACAATGAGGCAGACCTGGAACACCCCAGCCCCCAGTTGACCACAGCCGACAACAGCTCCTCTGGCATCGATGTCCACTCCCACCCTGACGAGAACGACCCTCCGGACCTCAATGTGGATGCAGATGGCTTCCTGCGAATCCCGTCTATGTTCAGGAAGTACGGCCCGGGGGGCAGGACACACGTGCGAGGCCTGAGCATGGACAGCGGGAAGGATGCAGTCCTCATTGCTGACAGATCACAGAATAAACAGACCACCATGACCTCATCCAAGTCAGACCTGGAGGCCAAGGAGGGCCAGATCCCCAACGAGTCCAACTTTGTGGAGTTTGTGTCGCTGCTGGAGTCCATCAACAGCACCAGGGGAGCCAGTGGCAGTGAAAAGCTACCAGAGGAGGTGACAAATGAGGATGACAGAGCCATGGAGGAAG AGGACGTCACTGCAAAAATTGAggataacacagagacagagagacagcaggagcggccAAACCCTCCCAATACTCTGGCCACAACAGACACCCTCCACACCATCCCCGAAACACGGATCCCcattgtgtctccagacag TTTGTCCTCTACTCTCAGTCCCCAGACAGACCGGGATAAAGACCCAGACTACGACTCCCTACCCTCCCAAACATCTCAGTCAGAGAGCTCCATGCTCCAGGTCATATGCAGACCAGAGGCCACCAACAAGGAGGACGCCTATACTTTCCATACAGTCCACA GAGACAGACCTCGTAAGCTGTATGCTGAGAGAGCCCTAAACCTACCCCTCGGAGCTGAACTTATCACAGGCAACATGTG TGATCTCCTCTCTACTTCCTCCAACTCGGAGTGCCAGGACGGGCTGGCGGGTGGACATACAGACTGCCCCTTCCAGCGCCGCATCATCCCTTCACACAGGCTTCGGCCTCGGAGAACTCACCCTGAAATCTTCCAG GAGGAGGACTCGATTGATGAATCATCAGAGACCTCCACACAGGAAAAGCCTTCTCGTAAGCTGTACTACAAGCTCAAGCTTTTTCCTGGGAAGTGGGTAAACATATTGTATGACCGGCTCGCCTTGTTGGCGCTATTGGACAG gaACCAGGATGTGGTGGAGAACATAGCAGTTGTGTTCCTGGCTTTCCTGGTGGCCTTCCTGGGATTCATCCTGCTGAACCATGGCTGCTTCAAAGACATCTGGGTTTTCCAGTTCTGCGTGGTCATAGCTAGCTGCCAGTACTCATTGTTAAAG AGTGTCCAACCTGATGCAGCCTCGCCAACACAT GGACACAATCAGATTGTTGCCTACAGCCGGgctgcttatttctgtattttctgtgGCCTTATTTGGATTCTGGAACAGATGTTAAGAAGTAAGGATCTGCCTGTGTCCACTGTATATGGCATCACCATAGTATTAGCAGATGCTCTCAAATTCCTGAGAGACATTTTAGTGG GCATCACTTACTGCTTTCCTATCACATTTCTCGTTGGCCTGTTCCCACAAATCAACACCTTTATGATTTACCTTCTCGAACAAATAGACATTCATTTCTTTGGTGGAACAG CTGCAACTGGACTCCACTCAGCAGTGTACAGTATATTCCGTAGTCTGACAGCATTATCTTTGCTGTATGGTTTCTGTTTTGGAGCTCTGAAG GAGCCCTGGGATGAACAGCATACCCCAGCCTTGTTCTCTGGGTTCTGTGGCTTGCTGGTGGTTCTATCCTATCATCTGAGTGGGCAGAGCAGTGATCCGACTGTGCTGAT GTCTCTGATCAAGTCCAAACTGATGCCCACTCTTGTGGACAGTGAGGAAGAGGGTGAAGACTCAGAAGACATCAAGGATCCTCTTCCAGAGAAGCTCATGAATTCAGTG AAGGAGATTCTTCTTTCGGATCTTGTGGTCTGCTCCATTGCCTACATTTTAACTTTTGCTATTACTTCAAGCACTGTCTTCCTGTCCCTAAAG CCCTTTGTGACCATAGTACTGTATGCGCTGGCAGGGACAGTGGGCTTTGTCACCCACTATCTCGTACCCCAGTTACGGAAGCACCACCCTTGGCTCTGGATCTCCCACCCAGTGCTAAAGAGCAATGAGTACTCCCAGTTTGAACCCAGAG ATGATGCTCAGTTGATGTGGTTTGAGCGTCTCTACGTGGGCCTGCTGTGTTTTGAGAAATACGTGGTTTACCCAGCCATCATTCTGAGTGCGCTCACCAATGATGGATTCTCACTCAGTCACCACAAGAAGCTAGGCATCCA CTGTGATGTCTTGTTGATGACAGTTGCTGGGATGAAGCTCCTCCGCGCCTCCTTTTGCAATCCCAGCTTCCAGTTCGTCACTCTCATCTTCACTATCGTCTTCTTCGAGTTCGACTGCAGCAGGGCCTCAGAGACCTTTCTGCTGGACTTCTTTATCATGTCCATTGTCTTCCACAAG CTCAGTGATCTGCTTCACAAGCTCCACTTCATCATGGTCTATATCGCACCATGGCAGATTGCATGGGGCAGCGCCTTCCACGCATTCGCTCAGCCCTTCGCTGTGCCTC ACTCAGCCATGTTGCTGCTGCAAACATTTGTGACGACTCTGTTCTACACCCCTCTCAGCCCCTTCTTGGGCAGTGCCATCTTCGTCACCTCCTACCCACGGCCCGTCAAGTTCTGGGAGAGGAACTACAA CACCAAACGCATTGACAACTCTAATAGCAGACTGGTATCTCAGGTTGATAAAGAGACAG GATGCGACGACAACAACCTGAACTCCATCTTCTATGAGTATCTGACGCGCTCTCTGCAGCACTCTCTGTGTGGTGACCTGATGCTGGGACGCTGGGGGAACTACAGCTCTGGAGACTGCTTCATCCTGGCCTCTGACTACCTCAACGCCTTTGTTCACCTCATCGAGATCGGCAATGGCCTGGTCACCTTCCAGCTCCGAGGCCTGGAGTTCAGAG gTACATACTGCcagcagagggaggtagaggccATCActgagggggtggaggaggatgATGCCTGTTGCTGCTGTGAGCCGGGCCACCTGCCCCACATCCTGTCCTGCAACGCGGCCTTCAACCTGCGATGGCTAGCCTGGGAGGTCACCACCACCAAGTACCTGCTGGAGGGCTACAGCATCAGCGAGAACAATGCTGCCACCATGCTGCAGGTGTACGACCTGCGCAAACTGCTCATCACCTACTATCTGAAG AGCATAATCTACTACCTGATCCACTCTCTGAAGCTACAGACGTGGATCAAAGATTCCTCTATCACGGAGGCTCTGGTGTCTTACACCAAGTGGCACCACATAGAGAGAGACCCGGCCGTGTTCAGCGTTAAGATAGACGAAGACTACGTCCACTGCCTCCAGGGCGTCACCAGGGCTAGCTTCTGTAACGTCTATCTGGAGTGGATCCAGTACTGTGCCAACAAAATGGAGGAG CCTGTGGACTGTGACGAGGACTCCCCTCTGGTCACTCTGTGCTATGCCTTGTCTGTGCTGGGTAGGAGATCCTTGGGGACTGCATCTCACAACATGTCCAACAG TTTGGAGTCCTTCTTGTATGGGTTCAACACTCTGTTCAAAGGAGACTTCCGTATCGCTACTAAAGATGAGTGGGTGTTCACGGATATGGATTTGCTGCAGAAAGTGGTGGCCCCAGGTGTGAGGATGAGTCTCAAACTCCATCAG GACCACTTCACATGtctggaggagacagaggagcCAGCCATCTTGTACGAGGCCATTAGTAACTACAAGACCAGTCTGGTGATCTGCCATGAAAGCGACCCAGCCTGGAGGAAGGCGGTTCTGTCCAGCCGGGACACTCTTCTCACACTGAGACACATGGTGGATGACGGCACGGACGAGTACAAGATCATCATGCTCTACAAACGCCACCTCAGCTTCAAGGTCATTAAG aTCAATAAGGAGTGTGTAAGGGGCCTGTGGGCCGGCCAGCAGCAGGAGCTGGTGTTCTTGCGCAACCGCAACCCAGAGCGCGGCAGCATACAGAACTCCAAGCAGGCCCTGCGAAACATGATCAACTCGTCGTGCGACCAGCCACTGGGCTACCCCATGTACGTGTCCCCCCTCACCACCTCCTACATGGGCACCCACAAGCAGCTGAGGAGCATCTGGGGCGGCCCTCTCAGCCTGGACAGCATCAGGACCTGGCTCCTCTCCAAGTGGCTGCG gGTGCGGAAGGATAACCTGACCAGTTGTAACAGTGGTGTGAACATCGAGGATGTGGACTGTGCAGGGGGCTCCTCTTCTCTGAGCCACAACCCAAACTCCATCACCTCCCAGAGCCTGAGTCTTTACCAGGCCAGGCCCAACAGGACCTCTCACGCCAATAGGCAGCACGCTGCAG CCAGGAGAGAGTACCGGAGCCGCTCAGTGCAGCCCCAGAGCCAGCGGCCTCCAGTCACCAGCCAGTCAGGGCCCATCCTGGACAGCCAGCAGGTGTCAGCTTCTGCCAATGGCCTGGTGCAGCTCCTCTCCAACAGCCAGCTGTCCTTCAACACCTCAATCGCCTCCATCTTCTCCCAGGTGCCGCGGCTCTCCACGGCCGGGGGCCAACTGAGCTCCCAGCTCCAGGCTGCAGCCCACCACCGCTCAAGCCAGGTGTCCTCCTCCAGTTCCACCCTCAGCCTGCTGTTCGGCAAGAGGAGCTTCTCCAGCGGTCTGGTCATTTCCGGCTTGTCGGCGGCCGAGGGGGGCAACACCACGGACACGCAGTCATCCAGCAGCGTCAACATCGCCATGGGTGGACCCTCCTGCCGGTCCACTAGCCGAGCCACACAG TGGACATCAGAGCCCTACGAGAGTATAGATGCAACCTACTCCAACACTCCCAATGGCGTGAAAGACAACAAGCCTTCAAGTGACAAAGGCTGCACACAGGTCGCAGATAAGAGCCAGGAGGACACAACAACTTCTGAAACCCACGAACTTCCAGAGCAAAAGACTATCTGA